Genomic segment of Geminocystis herdmanii PCC 6308:
AATTCGATCATTTTTAACTGCAAACTTGAGAAACCAAAGCCATAACATCCGTACGGGTAAGTTTTGGTTTTCCTAAAATCAGCACTTCTAAGGTAGCATGAGCAAGGGTTAAAGGTATCTGACAAAATTGTAAAGCCGGTCCTTTGGGTAAAGATTTGGTATAAGAATCCGCTAAACTGAGATTATAACGCGCATATTTGTGCATATCTTCTAATTGCCAACCTTCAGGAAAAAAACTAACGCCTCTTATTTTATCTTCTTGATGATTCCGCAGAATATTAACTGCCTGTAAACCTCTGCCAAAACCGATGGCTTGTTCTCTATTGGTTTGAGTATTATCATACCATCCCCATAAATCCGATAATAATAAACCTACTGCACCAGCGACACTAAAAGTATATTGATCTAAATGGGATTTTGTTTTTATTCTCCAGTTATTATCCGCCCAATAAGCCATTCTATCCGCCATGGCTGCGGTGGCATCCCAAATTCTGGGGGCAATACTAAGAGGTGCTAATAACGCCCATTCTCCAAATCGATAACTCACTTCAGGAATTAAATGTTGGTAGTTTTTCACAGTGTTTGCCATATCTTCGATCGTGCTATTTTCATGACCTGATTGTAATGCCAAACTCATATTTTTCAAAATTTGAACTTTTATACCACTGTCAATATTGGGATGATCTTCGATTTCATCTATAGCCCTCATACATAAGTAAGCAGAAGTAACGGCTTCTTGCAGACCTTTAGGTAAACGAGAAATAGGGATATAAAAAGTACGACTGGTTTCTTTGAGAGTTTTTAAGGCATCTTTCTGCAAATTCATTGATATTCACTCCTCAAGTCCATTAAACGGGACAATACTAATACTGTTTAGGTAATCTTAACCGAATCTTCTCTCAATAGCATGAAAAATTTTTCTATTTTGTCAAAGGAATTTCGATCGAATATTGGTTTTAGAGAACAAAACGAAACAACATTTTACAATAAGTAGGGGTTGTTAAAAAAAATTTTTGCTATGGACACAGGAGTGGAGAGAGAAGATAAATACTGAAGTTATATTATAGCATCGGTGACTCTAGCTACATCATACATTTCTTTTACATCATGAACTCTTAAAATATTTGCCCCTTGAGTAATCCCATAGCTACAAGTCGCCGCCGTTCCCCAAATTCTGTCTTGAGGATTTTCTTGGTTTAAAATTTTACCGATAAAACTCTTACGAGATGTACCAATTAAAATAGGAAAACCTAATGTTTTAAGCTCTTGAATATTTCTTAAAATTTCTAAGTTTTGTTCATAGGTTTTGGCAAAACCGATACCCGGATCGAGGATAATATATTCTTTTTTGATTCCTAGATCGAGGGCTTCTTTAATTACTCCTTGAAAAAATAGCTTAATTTCTCCGATTAAATCTTGATAATCTGTAAGATTTTGCATGGTTTCAGGAGTGCCTTTTATGTGCATTAAAATAATTGGTACTTGCAATTTTGCCACCGTTGACAACATAGTGCGATCGAACGTACCACTTGAAATATCATTAACTATATCTGCCCCCATCTCTATAGCTTCTTGTGCTACTGTTGCTCTAGTGGTATCGATCGAAATAGGTGTATCAGAAAGCTCTCGTATTGCCTTGATAATCGGGATAACCCGTTGTAATTCTTCATCTAGGGAAATTTGTTTAGCTCCGGGGCGTGTGGATTGTCCACCAATATCGATTATATCAGCACCTCGATCGATCATAGTTAAAGCGTGTTTTATGGCAGTTTCCCGATGATTAAACTGCCCACCATCACTAAAACTATCAGGGGTAACATTCAAAATCCCCATTAAATAGGTACGACTTTCCCAGATAAAACGATGATGGCGGATAGTTAAAAAATCACACATAAAATTAATGGAGAATGGAGAATGGAGAATGGAGAATGGAGAATGGAGAATGGAGAATGGAGAATGGAGAATTAAGAATTGAGAGTCAAGAAAGGATAAGTAGGTAGAGGTTGACACAATTTCTATTAGTTTCACAATCTACAATCTATTGTCTGAAACCCTCGTAGAGAAGTTGCATGCAACGTCTCTACCTTAAATGTGGTTGAAGTCTATTGTGCATCTATCTGTACTTATTTTGTTAATTGTTAATTATTAATTATTATTTGTAGTTGACTAAACGGGCAAAACTAGAAGCCTCAAGACTTGCACCCCCAACTAATGCACCATCAATGTCAGGTTGTGCCATAATTTCATCAACATTACTAGGATTGACTGAACCACCATACTGTATAGTTACATTTTTATTAGTTAGCTGAGAGCGTATTAAAGCAATGACTCTATTTGCTTCTGTAGCTTCGCAAGTATCACCAGTGCCGATCGCCCAAATAGGTTCATAAGCGATAACAAGATTACTTTGATCTACATTAACTAAACCTTTTTGTAACTGATTAATAATAACATTTTCTGTTTCTCCTGCGTCCCGTTGTGCTTTACTTTCACCCACACAAAGAATTGGAGTTAAATTATATTTTTGTGTCGCTAATAAACGACTATTAACGGTTTCATCGGTTTCTCCAAAATATTGACGGCGCTCACTATGACCAACTATGACATAATTCATGCCTATTTCTGATAACATAGCTCCTGAAATTTCACCAGTAAACGCACCTTGATCAGCCCAATGGATATTTTGAGCACCTAGTTTGACTCGACTACCGTGTAAATTTTTCGACATAAAATTTAAACTGGTGAAAGGTACACATAAAACCACCTCTCTAGTTTCTGCTGTATCTTCTAAATGGGGCAAAAAAGCCTGTAAAAATTCAAGAGACTCCCCTTGAGTCTTGTGCATTTTCCAGTTACCCGCAATTATAATTTTTCGCACTTTTACTCCTAATTTCTTCTATTTTGTTAATATATACTGCTCCTATGCTCTGATGAATCAAATCTGGACACTATTTAATGAGCATAAGTATCAAACATATCATCTTATGATCGATCGGTCTTTTAGGCAATTAGGGGTGGCTGAAAATTTTTTTGGTGATGATGGGAAAAGGAGAGTTGGAGAGTTGAGGAATTGGGAAGATTGTTAAAACTAGAAGACTCGGAGATTAGGAGACTCGGAAATAATTAATTATTAATTGTTAATTTTTAATTCTTAATTCTTAATCAAGTTAAGAATTTGAGTCGTGATTTCCATACTTTCTTGATAAAGAACATCTTTACCCCAACGCTGTAATTGTTGACTTAGTAAAGTTTCAGTGCTTTGATCTGCTAATGATGTTACTTGTTGAATACGACAGGATTGAGCGCCTCCTCCTGCTTCCATGCGCATACAGCCCGTAGTTTCAGAACATAAAACAGTACAACAATCGGCGTTAAGGTTAGTGGAGGTTAGTTTTAAGCTGATTAAATCCCCTAAGACTTCGCCCCAGTCAGCAATGGGTACTCCTGCTAATTCGGCGGTGATGTGTTTGCCTTCTGGACTAATTAATTTAACGGTGGTAATGTTATAGTCTCCTTCCTCATAGCCATATTCGACAGGTAGCCAATTTAAACGACTGGCTAACCATCCTAAAAACATCAAGGCTTGAGAGGCGTTGCCTTTTTCATAGTCGATCGTAACTTGATCTACTTCCCAAATAGCACTTCGACGTTCAGGAGGATCAAATGCTTCGGCTGTCAACTCTTGCCATGGCGACAATCTAGCCCAATTGAGATCAATTAATGGTATATCCTTATTTAATAATTGACCAATTTTGAGTAATTCTGCTTCTGGTTGAACAAAAGTACTAGAATCGATGATGAGTCGATCGCAATTACTAACTAACCTTTGAAAGAGGGGATAATCTTCATCAATTCCAGCTTTCCACCAGATGAATTTTGGTAAGTCTGGAATCATCAACTCAGAAATTACACCCCCAACCCGTTCAAATGCCTCTGATACTCCCGTCACGGTGATATATTCGCAACAGATCAAACTATTAGCTGAACGTTTATTCACAGGGCAATAGGCAGATACTTGGGCTTTGACTCCTTCATCTTCCCCCGTAGTGGGACAAAGGGTGACAATACGACAAGGGTTAATAGATGCGATCGCATCTGCCATACCTGCGCCTTCCATATCGGGAGAATACTGTTTAATAGACGCTAATTCTGCTAAATCGATGTCACCTTTAGCTTGTTTTGCTTCAAATTCTGCCCTCAATTTAGCTAATAACTCAGGGGTTGAAAGTCCTGTTACTTCTAAACCGTAGGCTTTTTGAGCCGCTTTAATCGCAGAAGTGGTACGAGGTCCTCCAATACCATCTACAGGACCAGTATAAAAACCTAGGGAGGCTAGTAGTGGCTGTGTAGCTTCAGGCTCATAAACTAAAAAGCTAAAAGTAGAAGCCCTAGTGGCGGCTAAACCGTCTCCCACTCCGCTATAATTTTGCCAAATGTCATGTAATTCTCGATCGATGTAGTCTAAATTTACATCTTTGGGTGCTTGTAATGATACTAATGGTGTTGTCATGGTTTTTAGTTGTATTAAAAAATTTTATGGTGTGGAAGAGAGGGGGAGAGGGGGAAGAGGGGGAAGAGGGGGGAGAGGGGGAAGAGGGGGAAGAGAGTTTTTATAAAAGCCATTGTTCAGGATGATTAATCATTTTGACTAATCCACTTAAAATTTGATTATAGATACTGTATAATTCTCTAGCTTGTTCAATATTTACATAATGACAATTAACCGCAAATTTAAGCCAAACTTGAGTTTCGGCAGCTTCTGCTTCAGAATCACTCAATTTCGCTATAAATGCCGCCTTGTATCGTCTTTTACGCCATGCTTCCGCTAGGTTAGCACACACAGAACGAGACGATCGACGAATTTGATCCGTGAGAGAATATCTTTCTTCTATGGGGAATTTTTTTGATAACTCAAAAATTTTCATAGCTACATCAAAGGCTTTTTGATACACAATCAAATCCTCATGACTTGTTAAACATTGATTTTTTTTTAAGTCTGTTTCCATACTCATTTTTTGATCAATCAATTAATGATTTAATTTATCTTTCCTCCCCCTCTCCCCTTTCTCCCCCCTCTTCCCCCTCTTGTCTTCACCATTTTTCTTCTGATTAACTTTAAAGACGGCGCCATTTTCTACCGTCACGGTTAAGCAAAAACTCCGCCTCCGATGGTTGCCATGTACCCGCTTCATAGAATGGTATGGAATCGGGTGCTGATGGTGCATCCCAAGCCGTTAACGCAGGAGTAACAATACGCCACGCTTCCTCTACTTCATCGGCACGAGTAAACAAAGTTTGATCCCCTAACATACAATCTAATAGGAGACGGTGATAAGCGTCAGTGGTTGCCATACCAAAGGATGAACCATAACTGAAATCCATATCCACTGTACGAGTGCGTAATTCAGAACCGGGTACTTTGGCTTCAAATCTTAAAGAAATCCCTTCATTGGGTTGAATACGCAATGCTAGAATATTCGGGTTGGTTTGTTGTGCCGCCGATTGAAAAATGGTTAAGGGTACATCTTTAAATTGAATGGCAATCTCTGATACTTTTTTCGGTAAACGTTTTCCCGTGCGCAGATAAAAAGGCACTCCTTGCCAACGCCAGTTATCTACCATCAATTTTAAGGCGACAAAAGTGGGAGTTGTAGAATCAGGGTTAACGTCTTTTTCGTCACGATACCCCGGAATCGGTTTTCCTTTCATCCATCCTGCGGTATATTGTCCCCTAATGGCACTTTTTTCGAGGTTTTTTAAGTCTGCAAGGCGTGTTGATTGTAAAGCCTTCACTTTTTCACCTCTAATACTATCAGCATTTACTCCGTTAGGTGCTTCCATTGCCGTTAAAGCAAATAACTGTAAGAGGTGATTTTGTACCATATCCCGCAACGCCCCTGCGGTTTCGTAATACCCTGCTCTTTCTTCTACCCCTACGGTTTCCGCTACGGTGATTTGAATATTGTCCACATAATTACGATTCCATAAAGGCTCGAATATGGCATTAGCGAAACGAAATACCATCAAGTTTTGTACGGTTTCTTTTCCTAAATAGTGATCAATACGATATACTTGTTCTTCTTTACAAACTTTCTGCACGATGCGATTTAATACTTGCGCACTGCTTAAATCTTTGCCGAAGGGTTTTTCGATGACTAAACGATGTTTTAAAGAATCTTCTAACATCCCTGCTGCGCCTAGTTGTTTGATGGCAGGAGGGAAAAATTTGGGAGATACGGCTAAATAAAAGACTCGATTTCCCCTTGTGCCTCGTTTGCCGTCTAATTCTTCGAGAAATGCTTTTAGTTTTTCATAGCTTTCGGCTTTATCCATATTACCTGCACAGTAAAAAAGTCCTTCGGCAAAATCTTGCCATAAGTCTTCTCTACCGATACCGTCTGAAAATTCCTCGATACCTTCTCGCATATGTTCTCGAAAATAGTCATGACTCCATTCTCGTCGTGCTACACCCACGATCGTCATTTCTGCGGGTAATCGCCCTTCTTTTTTCAGTTGGTATAACGCAGGTACTAATTTTCTTTGGGTTAAGTCTCCCGATGCTCCAAATATAACAAGGATAAGGGGTTCGGGAGTTTTGGCTTGTTTTAATCCAATTCTGAGAGGGTTTTCTTGTAGTGTCAACATTTAACTTTGTTTTTGAACAACCACTTTCATTTTAGTTTCTCTCTCAAAATGTGATTGATTTTCTTTTCATGGGTAAAGTTTTGTAACGATCGATCTCTATTCTAACCTCAGTTAAATATAAAATTGTTAGGTTTTGGCATTGGGGTATTAGGGTGTTGGGGAGTTGGGGGGAGTTGGAATCATCAAAAAATCAATAACTACTCCTACAACCTTATTTTTCGATGATTTTTTTCTCAAATTTAGGTAGTTAAAAAGTTACAATGTTTACCATACCTTCTTTTCTATTTTACTGTTATAGTTCGCTCTATCCTAGTGAGGAAACGATAAGTTTAATGACAAGAATATTACTTTGTACCTTTCTTTCGATTACTTTATATTCTGATCATTATCTCTTAGCGACTTTGCGTCTTTGCGTGAGAAAATTCTCATCAAAATTGATCTGAGTATAAATTTAATAAAATCTTTATGATAGAGAAAAGTTTATTACGAATAATTTATGACACCTCTTACTTGGCAAGAATTAAAAAACCTAACGGATTACGATATTGATAGAATTAACGGAGTTACCAATTCTCAGGCACTTTTGAGATTATTTAACCATTCGATAGATGAAGTAAGGGTGACACTATATCGTGATTATCATGCTTGGTGTCCCTATTGTCAAAAAGTGTGGTTATGGTTAGAAGAAAAACAAATCCCCTATCGCATTAAAAAAGTTACTATGTTTTGCTACGGGGAAAAAGAGCAATGGTATAAGGAAAAAGTACCCTCTGGAATGTTACCTGCTTTAGAGTTGGACGATCGAATTATCACAGAAAGTGATGATATTTTATTGGCGCTCGAACA
This window contains:
- a CDS encoding squalene/phytoene synthase family protein, producing MNLQKDALKTLKETSRTFYIPISRLPKGLQEAVTSAYLCMRAIDEIEDHPNIDSGIKVQILKNMSLALQSGHENSTIEDMANTVKNYQHLIPEVSYRFGEWALLAPLSIAPRIWDATAAMADRMAYWADNNWRIKTKSHLDQYTFSVAGAVGLLLSDLWGWYDNTQTNREQAIGFGRGLQAVNILRNHQEDKIRGVSFFPEGWQLEDMHKYARYNLSLADSYTKSLPKGPALQFCQIPLTLAHATLEVLILGKPKLTRTDVMALVSQVCS
- the folP gene encoding dihydropteroate synthase, with product MCDFLTIRHHRFIWESRTYLMGILNVTPDSFSDGGQFNHRETAIKHALTMIDRGADIIDIGGQSTRPGAKQISLDEELQRVIPIIKAIRELSDTPISIDTTRATVAQEAIEMGADIVNDISSGTFDRTMLSTVAKLQVPIILMHIKGTPETMQNLTDYQDLIGEIKLFFQGVIKEALDLGIKKEYIILDPGIGFAKTYEQNLEILRNIQELKTLGFPILIGTSRKSFIGKILNQENPQDRIWGTAATCSYGITQGANILRVHDVKEMYDVARVTDAII
- the tpiA gene encoding triose-phosphate isomerase; the protein is MRKIIIAGNWKMHKTQGESLEFLQAFLPHLEDTAETREVVLCVPFTSLNFMSKNLHGSRVKLGAQNIHWADQGAFTGEISGAMLSEIGMNYVIVGHSERRQYFGETDETVNSRLLATQKYNLTPILCVGESKAQRDAGETENVIINQLQKGLVNVDQSNLVIAYEPIWAIGTGDTCEATEANRVIALIRSQLTNKNVTIQYGGSVNPSNVDEIMAQPDIDGALVGGASLEASSFARLVNYK
- the opcA gene encoding glucose-6-phosphate dehydrogenase assembly protein OpcA gives rise to the protein MTTPLVSLQAPKDVNLDYIDRELHDIWQNYSGVGDGLAATRASTFSFLVYEPEATQPLLASLGFYTGPVDGIGGPRTTSAIKAAQKAYGLEVTGLSTPELLAKLRAEFEAKQAKGDIDLAELASIKQYSPDMEGAGMADAIASINPCRIVTLCPTTGEDEGVKAQVSAYCPVNKRSANSLICCEYITVTGVSEAFERVGGVISELMIPDLPKFIWWKAGIDEDYPLFQRLVSNCDRLIIDSSTFVQPEAELLKIGQLLNKDIPLIDLNWARLSPWQELTAEAFDPPERRSAIWEVDQVTIDYEKGNASQALMFLGWLASRLNWLPVEYGYEEGDYNITTVKLISPEGKHITAELAGVPIADWGEVLGDLISLKLTSTNLNADCCTVLCSETTGCMRMEAGGGAQSCRIQQVTSLADQSTETLLSQQLQRWGKDVLYQESMEITTQILNLIKN
- a CDS encoding four helix bundle protein, with the translated sequence METDLKKNQCLTSHEDLIVYQKAFDVAMKIFELSKKFPIEERYSLTDQIRRSSRSVCANLAEAWRKRRYKAAFIAKLSDSEAEAAETQVWLKFAVNCHYVNIEQARELYSIYNQILSGLVKMINHPEQWLL
- the zwf gene encoding glucose-6-phosphate dehydrogenase, with product MLTLQENPLRIGLKQAKTPEPLILVIFGASGDLTQRKLVPALYQLKKEGRLPAEMTIVGVARREWSHDYFREHMREGIEEFSDGIGREDLWQDFAEGLFYCAGNMDKAESYEKLKAFLEELDGKRGTRGNRVFYLAVSPKFFPPAIKQLGAAGMLEDSLKHRLVIEKPFGKDLSSAQVLNRIVQKVCKEEQVYRIDHYLGKETVQNLMVFRFANAIFEPLWNRNYVDNIQITVAETVGVEERAGYYETAGALRDMVQNHLLQLFALTAMEAPNGVNADSIRGEKVKALQSTRLADLKNLEKSAIRGQYTAGWMKGKPIPGYRDEKDVNPDSTTPTFVALKLMVDNWRWQGVPFYLRTGKRLPKKVSEIAIQFKDVPLTIFQSAAQQTNPNILALRIQPNEGISLRFEAKVPGSELRTRTVDMDFSYGSSFGMATTDAYHRLLLDCMLGDQTLFTRADEVEEAWRIVTPALTAWDAPSAPDSIPFYEAGTWQPSEAEFLLNRDGRKWRRL